One part of the Solanum dulcamara chromosome 3, daSolDulc1.2, whole genome shotgun sequence genome encodes these proteins:
- the LOC129883520 gene encoding uncharacterized protein LOC129883520, with amino-acid sequence MDSLDIDLLRDAMEQVRRIQGIFLKARSRQKSYADHRLRPLEFMLGDHVWLRVSPMKAVMYFEKMGKLSPQFIGPFEILAHVGEYVPDESYVLLLDLVELGPDLTFEEEPIAILERQVRKLRTKEIDSVKVQWKHHSVGEATWKTEADMRARYPQLFEASELSTDALHKFTHREGEGNTGSKGWVLQENL; translated from the exons ATGGACTCCTTAGACatagacttgcttagagatgctatggagcaggttCGTAGGATTCAGGGTATATTCTTGAAAGCCcggagtaggcagaagagttatgcagaccATAGACttcgaccattggagttcatgtTGGGTGATCACGTTTGGCttcgagtgtcgcccatgaaggccGTGATGTATTTCGAGAAGATGGGCAAGCTCAGCCCTCAATTCATTGGGCCATTTGAAATTTTAGCACACGTTGGAGAG tatgttccagatgagtccTATGTGTTATTACTCGATTTAGTGGAATTGGGTCCAgacctgacatttgaggaggagcctatagctattCTAGAAAGGCAAGTtcgtaagcttagaaccaaggagatagattcagtgaaggtacaatggaaaCACCATTCAGTCGGAGAGGCAACTTGGAAAACAGAGGCTGATATGCGCGCTAGATATCCCCAACTTTTTGAGGCTTCAG AGCTGTCTACTGATGCCCTTCACAAATTCACTCATCGTGAAGGGGAAGGAAATACTGGTTCTAAAGGTTGGGTTCTACAGGAAAATCTATAG